The DNA region GGCGACCGCGATCATCGGTCCGAGCGGCGTATCGAACCAATCGGCAAAGAGCAGCTCGCGATTCTGCGAGAGCTCCGGCGCCTTGCCGACGAGCCGCTGGAACGCCGACCGGAAACCGCTCGACGATTCGTACCCGGCGTCGATCTGGGCATCGATGACACGCGCCCCATCCGCCAGCTGCCGGGCCGCTTCTCCGAGCCTGATATAGCGGACGATGTCATGGAAGGTCATGCCGAGCGCCCGCTTGAAGGCGCGCCGCACGGTCGAGGGATCAAGGCCCCGGCGCACGAGCTCATCCTCACACCAGCGAACCTCCGGCTCGTCGTCGAGCGCGGCAAGCAGCAGATCGACGACCGGTTCCCTGCCGGGCTGTTCCAGCGGCCTGCAGCGCCGGCAGGGGCGGAAGCCGGAATGCATGCAGGCGGCAATCGTCTCGAGGAAGAACGTGTTTTCCCGCTTCGGCTTGTGCGCCGGGCAGGTTAGGCGGCAGAAGATGCCCGTCGTCTTCACGCAGACATAGGCTTGGCCCTCATAATCGGCGCTGCGCGCAATCAGGGCATCATAGAGCGTATCGTCGTCGGGGCGTTGGAAAAGCATGTGCGCTTTCTAACATCCAACGCCGGCCGCGTCCGCCGAAAATCGGGCGTCTATTTTTTCTTGTCGATTTCCTTGGGCGAGCAGCCGTGCGATAAGGGCGGCCATGACCAAGATCGACCGTACGCCTGAAAAAGCCGATTTCGAACACGTGACAGACTGGGTGTTCGACCTCGACAACACCCTCTATCCCCATCACATCAATCTTTTCGCGCAGATCGACAAGAACATGACCGCCTATGTCGCGGCGCTGTTACAGATGGAACGGGAAGAAGCGCGCAAGCTGCAGAAGCAGTATTATCTCGACCACGGCACGACGTTGCAGGGCCTGATGATCCATCACGGCATCGACCCGAACGACTTCCTCGAAAAGGCCCATGAGATCGACTATTCGGCGCTGATGCCACAGCCCGAACTCGGAGAAGCGATCAAGGCGCTGCCGGGGCGCAAATTCATCTTCACCAATGGCAGCGTCAAACATGCCGAAATGACCGCCGGAGCGCTCGGCATTCTCGAGCATTTCGACGATATCTTCGACATCGTCGCCGCCGATTACGTGCCGAAGCCGGCGCAGGCGACCTACGACAAGTTTGCGGCGCTAAAGCGCGTCGAAACGAACAAGGCGGCGATGTTCGAGGATCTGCCGCGCAATCTGACCGTGCCGAAGGCGCTTGGCATGCAGACCGTGCTGCTGGTGCCGCGCAATCTGGAAGAGACCGTCGTCGAATGGTGGGAAAAGACCAGCGGCGACGAGGATCACATCGATTTCGTCACCGACGACCTCGTTGCATTTCTCGGCAAGGTGACCAGATCCGGCGGCTGACCGCCAGGTTACGAAAGTTTCACCCAACTTACCGATGTTTAACTGGGTCTTTGAGGCCCGCTGCCGTAGCGTCTTTCGTGAGGGGACACCTTACGAAAGGGAAATACGATGTACCGCAACAAGCCGATACTGGCAGCGCTCTCCTCCGTCCTTATCTTCGGCGTCGCAGCCGGGGCAAGCTTTGCCGCACCGGGCGACGGACCGCGCCCGCATCATGCCGGCATGGACCGACCGGGCCGCGACGCCTTCCTTGAAATCACCTATGTCCGCATGCTCAAGGAGTTCGACGCGAACAAGGACGGAAAGGTCTCCAAGGAGGAGGCGAGCAGCGGCCTCGACAAGATCTTCGCTGCGATCGACACCAACAATGACGGGTCGCTGACGCCCGGCGAAATCCGCCAGTACCGCCAGACGCAGCTGCAGGCGATGAGAGATCAGCACAAGCAGGACGCCGGCGACGAGAAGGACGCGAACGCCGCGCCCGACATGCCGGACAGCGAATCCGGGCGGCCGCCGCGCGACGGCCATGATGGTCATCGCTGGATGCGCCACGGCGGCAACATCATGCACGCCTCGATGATGATGCATCGGATCGACACCGACGAAAACGGCCAGATTTCCAAACAGGAGGCGGTCGCCGCCTTCGACAAGCTGTTTACGCGGATGGACCGCGACAAGGACGGCGTCATCTCGATCGACGACATGCCGGATCGGCCGCTGCTGTAAGGGCGGACGAACCATTGCCCTTGCTCTTTCCCCGTTGCGACGGGGAAAGAGACGTGTCTTACGAGTGTTCGTAGAAATCCTGGACGATCTTCCATGCGGCGTCGGCGGTGTCGACGAAGCTGATCAGCTTGACATCGTCGGGTGCGATCGTGCCGAATTCGGCCAAGGCCTCGAAATTGATGATGCGGCGCCAGAAGGCCTCGCCGAAAAGGATCAGCGGCAGACGTTCCATGCGGCCGGTCTGGATCAGCGTCAGGCATTCGAAGAATTCGTCGAGCGTTCCGAAGCCGCCGGGAAAGACCGCGATTGCCTTGGCGCGCACCATGAAATGCATCTTGCGAATGGCGAAATAGTGGAAGTTGAAGCTGAGTTCCGGCGTGACATAGACGTTCGGAGCCTGTTCGTGCGGCAGCACGATGTTGAGACCGATGGAGGGTGCGCCCTCGTCGGCCGCACCGCGATTGCCCGCCTCCATGACGCCGGGGCCGCCGCCGGTGACGATGACATATTCCTGAAAGTCGAAGCCCGCCGAATATTTCGAGCAGAGCCGGGCAAATTTGCGCGCCTCGTCATAATAGATGGAGGCCGCCTCCAGATTGGCGCGCTGGATGTCGTTGCGCGCCGCCCAGGCACTCTGGCCGGGGGCGGGAATACGGGCGCCGCCGAACATGACGACGGTCG from Rhizobium sp. NLR16a includes:
- a CDS encoding trifunctional transcriptional activator/DNA repair protein Ada/methylated-DNA--[protein]-cysteine S-methyltransferase, translated to MLFQRPDDDTLYDALIARSADYEGQAYVCVKTTGIFCRLTCPAHKPKRENTFFLETIAACMHSGFRPCRRCRPLEQPGREPVVDLLLAALDDEPEVRWCEDELVRRGLDPSTVRRAFKRALGMTFHDIVRYIRLGEAARQLADGARVIDAQIDAGYESSSGFRSAFQRLVGKAPELSQNRELLFADWFDTPLGPMIAVADKTHLHLLEFHDRKALPSELAVLQKRVRSSVAIGRTLVIDQIEAEIRDYFEGRLTVFRTPLALGGTPFEKHVWASLMEIPLGQTRAYGDLAREMERPEVVRAVGRANGANQLAIIVPCHRILGADGSLTGYGGGLWRKQWLLRHEEKISTQARIEETA
- a CDS encoding pyrimidine 5'-nucleotidase → MTKIDRTPEKADFEHVTDWVFDLDNTLYPHHINLFAQIDKNMTAYVAALLQMEREEARKLQKQYYLDHGTTLQGLMIHHGIDPNDFLEKAHEIDYSALMPQPELGEAIKALPGRKFIFTNGSVKHAEMTAGALGILEHFDDIFDIVAADYVPKPAQATYDKFAALKRVETNKAAMFEDLPRNLTVPKALGMQTVLLVPRNLEETVVEWWEKTSGDEDHIDFVTDDLVAFLGKVTRSGG
- a CDS encoding EF-hand domain-containing protein → MYRNKPILAALSSVLIFGVAAGASFAAPGDGPRPHHAGMDRPGRDAFLEITYVRMLKEFDANKDGKVSKEEASSGLDKIFAAIDTNNDGSLTPGEIRQYRQTQLQAMRDQHKQDAGDEKDANAAPDMPDSESGRPPRDGHDGHRWMRHGGNIMHASMMMHRIDTDENGQISKQEAVAAFDKLFTRMDRDKDGVISIDDMPDRPLL
- a CDS encoding LOG family protein, translating into MAKGRNGGSRRKDGVWDPLKSSSTDRQRAEAVPKTPQTLSPAYRLAYVDEDFLCREELRPIRLQLELLKTEMMLTERGIRSTVVMFGGARIPAPGQSAWAARNDIQRANLEAASIYYDEARKFARLCSKYSAGFDFQEYVIVTGGGPGVMEAGNRGAADEGAPSIGLNIVLPHEQAPNVYVTPELSFNFHYFAIRKMHFMVRAKAIAVFPGGFGTLDEFFECLTLIQTGRMERLPLILFGEAFWRRIINFEALAEFGTIAPDDVKLISFVDTADAAWKIVQDFYEHS